From the genome of Papaver somniferum cultivar HN1 chromosome 2, ASM357369v1, whole genome shotgun sequence, one region includes:
- the LOC113347003 gene encoding probable protein phosphatase 2C 2 codes for MLICDDRRLEMVADTETVRVLDVQYRCGVVGKGNNNNNSTDLYDSDVKVEFEVDVNSPNDASNVPVESDSLQFSPCIRSGSFADIGPRRFMEDEHIRIDNLSSYLGSAVRCPSPSAFYGVFDGHGGPDAAAYIKKNAMRFFFEDADFSQTSESNDDALDEVEDSFRRAFLLADVALADDGTVSSSSGTTALTALILGRQLLVANAGDCRAVLCRRGEAIDMSQDHRPIYPSERQRVMDLGGYIEDGYLNGVLSVSRALGDWDMKLPRGSSSPLIAEPEFQQTVITEDDEFLIIGCDGIWDVMTSQDAVSIVRRGLRRHDNPEQCARELVMEALRKNTFDNLTVIVICFSPLDHRESPPTPKQQKVRCVSLSEEALCRLKKLLDNNGDDADCKYT; via the exons ATGTTAATTTGTGATGATCGTAGATTAGAGATGGTAGCAGACACAGAAactgttagggttttggatgTTCAATACAGATGTGGTGTTGTTGGTAAAGGAAATAATAACAACAATAGTACTGATCTTTACGATTCTGATGTTAAAGTCgaatttgaagtt GATGTGAATTCTCCAAATGATGCTTCAAATGTACCCGTGGAATCAGACAGTTTGCAATTCTCCCCTTGTATTCGGTCAGGCAGTTTCGCTGATATTGGCCCTCGTAGATTCATGGAAGATGAGCATATAAGGATTGATAATCTATCTTCATACTTGGGTTCTGCTGTTAGGTGTCCATCGCCTAGTGCCTTTTATGGG GTGTTTGATGGTCATGGAGGTCCTGATGCTGCTGCTTACATCAAGAAAAATGCAATGAGGTTCTTTTTTGAAGATGCTGATTTTTCACAAACATCTGAAAGTAACGATGATGCTTTAGATGAGGTTGAGGATTCCTTCCGTAGAGCATTTCTTCTAGCTGACGTCGCATTGGCTGATGATGGCACTGTCAGCAGTTCTTCCGGGACAACGGCCCTTACTGCTCTGATACTTGGAAG GCAGTTATTGGTTGCCAATGCAGGTGACTGTCGAGCAGTTTTATGTCGTAGAGGTGAGGCGATAGATATGTCTCAAGACCATAGACCGATTTATCCATCAGAAAGGCAAAGGGTCATGGATTTGGGTGGATACATAGAAGATGGGTATCTCAATGGTGTTCTTTCAGTGAGTCGTGCCTTGGGTGACTGGGACATGAAGTTACCCCGGGGATCCTCCTCACCTCTTATTGCTGAGCCCGAGTTTCAGCAAACTGTTATTACAGAGGATGACGAATTCCTCATCATTGGATGTGATGGTATCTGGGATGTGATGACAAGCCAAGATGCAGTGAGTATTGTCCGTCGTGGTCTACGACGGCATGACAACCCAGAGCAATGCGCCAGAGAACTTGTGATGGAAGCTCTGCGAAAGAACACTTTCGACAATCTCACTGTAATTGTGATTTGCTTCTCTCCATTAGATCATAGAGAATCACCACCAACTCCTAAACAACAAAAAGTGAGGTGCGTTAGTCTTTCAGAGGAGGCCCTTTGTAGATTGAAGAAATTGCTGGACAACAATGGTGATGACGCCGATTGTAAATATACTTAG
- the LOC113347002 gene encoding dihydrolipoyl dehydrogenase, mitochondrial produces MAMASLARKKALYFSSNLCKSSSSSFKYSFSVSRGFASGSASDENDVVIIGGGPGGYVAAIKAAQLGLKTTCIEKRGALGGTCLNVGCIPSKALLHSSHMYHEAKHAFANHGVKVSNVEVDLPAMLGQKDKAVSNLTRGIEGLFKKNKVTYVKGYGKLISPSEVSVETVEGENTVVKGKNIIIATGSDVKPLPGVTIDEKKIVSSTGALSLSEIPKKLVVIGAGYIGLELGSVWGRLGSEVTVVEFASDIVPSMDGEIRKQFQRSLEKQKMKFMLKTKVVGVDTSGEGVKLTLEPSAGGDQTTLEADVVLVSAGRAPFTAGLGLDEIGVEMDKMGRISVNERFGTNVPGVFAIGDVIPGPMLAHKAEEDGVACVEYIAGKVGHVDYDLVPGVCYTHPEVASIGKTEEQVKTMGVEYRVGKFPFMANSRAKAIDNAEGLVKIIAEKESDKILGVHIMSPNAGELIHEAVLALQYGASSEDIARTCHAHPTMSEALKEAAMATYDKAIHI; encoded by the exons atggCAATGGCAAGTTTAGCAAGAAAGAAGGCTCTATATTTCAGTAGCAATCTCTgcaaatcttcatcatcatcatttaaATATTCGTTTTCAGTTTCAAGAGGTTTTGCTTCTGGATCGGCTAGTGATGAGAATGATGTTGTTATCATTGGTGGTGGTCCTGGTGGTTATGTAGCAGCGATTAAAGCTGCTCAATTAGGTCTTAAGACCACTTGTATTGAAAAACGTGGTGCTCTTGGTGGTACTTGTCTTAATGTTGGTTGTATCCCTTCTAAG gCCCTTTTACACTCCTCCCACATGTACCATGAAGCCAAGCATGCATTTGCTAATCATGGTGTTAAGGTTTCAAATGTGGAAGTTGATTTGCCCGCAATGCTTGGTCAGAAAGATAAAGCGGTTTCCAATCTCACTCGAGGTATTGAAGGCCTCTTCAAGAAAAACAAGGTAACATATGTCAAGGGTTATGGTAAGCTTATCTCTCCATCTGAGGTCTCTGTCGAAACCGTTGAAGGGGAAAACACTGTTGTCAAAGGTAAAAACATTATAATTGCAACAGGGTCAGATGTGAAACCTCTTCCAGGTGTAACTATTGATGAAAAGAAGATTGTTTCATCAACCGGAGCTCTATCTTTATCAGAAATCCCCAAGAAACTTGTTGTCATTGGAGCAGGTTATATTGGTCTAGAGTTAGGTTCCGTCTGGGGCAGGCTTGGATCAGAGGTGACTGTTGTTGAGTTTGCGTCTGACATTGTCCCCTCCATGGATGGTGAGATTCGCAAGCAATTTCAGCGTTCCCTTGAAAAACAGAAGATGAAGTTCATGCTCAAGACTAAAGTGGTAGGAGTAGACACATCAGGTGAAGGCGTTAAATTGACATTAGAACCATCAGCTGGTGGAGATCAGACCACACTCGAAGCTGATGTTGTCCTTGTCTCTGCTGGTAGAGCTCCATTTACAGCTGGTCTAGGACTAGACGAGATTGGTGTGGAGATGGATAAAATGGGCCGTATCTCTGTTAATGAGCGATTTGGAACTAATGTACCTGGTGTCTTCGCCATTGGAGATGTCATTCCTGGACCCATGTTAGCACATAAAGCAGAAGAAGACGGAGTTGCATGTGTGGAATACATAGCAGGAAAGGTAGGCCATGTGGATTACGACCTGGTGCCTGGGGTTTGTTACACACATCCCGAGGTGGCGTCAATTGGAAAGACAGAAGAGCAAGTGAAGACTATGGGAGTGGAGTACCGCGTCGGTAAATTCCCTTTCATGGCAAACAGCAGAGCTAAGGCAATTGACAATGCCGAAGGTTTGGTAAAGATCATTGCAGAAAAGGAGTCGGATAAGATTCTTGGAGTTCACATCATGTCACCGAATGCCGGAGAGCTTATCCATGAAGCTGTATTGGCTTTACAATATGGTGCTTCAAGTGAGGATATTGCTCGTACCTGCCATGCTCATCCAACTATGAGCGAGGCCTTGAAAGAAGCTGCCATGGCTACTTATGACAAGGCCATCCACATCTAA